The proteins below come from a single Maylandia zebra isolate NMK-2024a linkage group LG23, Mzebra_GT3a, whole genome shotgun sequence genomic window:
- the LOC101473501 gene encoding uncharacterized protein LOC101473501: MSDTYFEILRRSCSSGNYIPSGRQLPRTPPLTNVTRQLDFTNLEEPEQNMEDGVRDKDEGNQKSQTDTEELPESHDPHSMLKGMKGYQLTAADLEFLKKMKEEQLVKKMQVKLEEVQKLLKTEMVALELACASKMKAEAELKRFPSCIEVTEWAKVVLRMACPQADLTNADAKSLLSMMKIRDIQDAMDKKRVELYQIEKMVANKRKEEAEERGQMERQIANKQLRIQGLMRQLSDLKAELAQREEACTSLEMQVNITEAPEIKEDLDAIKSQMKLPRKRQKKAVKSTEMLQDATNTSKSTRSRNRDTLKTSAEEPTRSGAPGEQQKKKVKASRGENEEAEGQDLNSQESVQPVRGRRKPAGTAQTTVSQQKSQSKVKTGEPEVPSRGRRAAATTADNAGEEAQNEGLRRSKRIASKK, from the exons ATGTCTGACACGTATTTTGAAATTCTGCGACGGAGCTGCAGTTCAGGGAACTACATCCCGTCAGGTCGGCAGCTTCCCAGGACGCCGCCCTTAACAAACGTAACAAGACAACTGGATTTCACCAACCTTGAGGAACCAGAGCAGAACATGGAG GATGGTGTCAGAGATAAAGACGAAGGTAACCAAAAAAGTCAGACAGATACAG AAGAACTTCCAGAATCTCATGACCCTCACTCCATGCTGAAAGGGATGAAGGGTTACCAGCTCACTGCTGCTGACttggaatttttaaaaaagatgaaagaagagcaGCTTGTCAAAAAAATGCAG GTTAAACTAGAAGAAGTGCAGAAGCTGTTAAAAACGGAAATGGTGGCCTTAGAGTTGGCATGTGCTTCCAAGATGAAAGCAGAGGCTGAGCTCAAGAGG TTCCCATCTTGTATAGAGGTCACTGAGTGGGCAAAGGTGGTCCTCAGAATGGCATGCCCACAGGCTGACTTGACTAACGCGGATGCCAAATCTCTCCTATCCATGATGAAAATAAGAGACATCCAGGACGCCATGGATAAGAAGAGGGTCGAGTTGTATCAAATAGAGAAGATGGTGGCAAACAA gaggaaggaggaggctgaagagagaggacagatggaAAGGCAAATTGCCAATAAACAG CTGAGGATACAAGGTTTGATGAGGCAGTTGTCTGATTTGAAAGCTGAACTTGCACAGCGAGAG GAGGCCTGCACGTCTCTGGAAATGCAGGTGAACATCACGGAAGCACCAGAAATCAAAGAAGATTTAGATGCCATTAAAAGCCAAATGAAGCTGCCaagaaagagacaaaagaaaGCTGTTAAATCTACTGAAATGTTGCAAGACGCAACAAACACAAGTAAATCAACAAGGAGTAGAAACAGGGACACTCTGAAAACCTCAGCCGAAGAGCCAACCCGGTCTGGAGCTCcaggagagcaacagaaaaagaAGGTTAAAGCAAGCAGAGGGGAAAATGAGGAAGCTGAAGGGCAGGACTTAAATTCCCAAGAGTCAGTACAACCTGTGAGAGGACGAAGAAAGCCTGCTGGAACTGCTCAGACCACAGTTTCCCAACAGAAAAGTCAAAGTAAAGTGAAAACTGGAGAA